Proteins from a single region of Deltaproteobacteria bacterium:
- a CDS encoding ATP-binding cassette domain-containing protein codes for MPSAAEPPMIEVERLTVGYGDTVVLENLDFAVPRGDVFAILGGSGSGKSTLLRALIGLEATLHGTIRIAGAPPPREGPPSYGVLFQSGALFGSMTLAENVELALAKWTKLDRNAIDTIVRSKLRLVGLEGFENHLPAEISGGMKKRAGIARALALDPSLLFLDEPSAGLDPVTSAELDDLIATLNASLGMTTVVVTHELRSIFAIARHCIMLDGRTRGIIARGEPAALRDGSPDPQVRAFFNPRPRAA; via the coding sequence ATGCCTTCGGCCGCTGAGCCGCCCATGATCGAGGTCGAGCGGCTGACGGTCGGCTACGGGGACACGGTGGTGCTCGAGAACCTCGACTTCGCGGTGCCTCGCGGCGACGTGTTCGCCATCCTGGGCGGGAGCGGGAGCGGGAAGTCGACCTTGCTCCGCGCGCTGATCGGCCTCGAGGCGACCCTGCACGGCACGATCCGCATCGCGGGCGCACCCCCTCCGCGCGAGGGACCCCCGAGCTACGGCGTCCTCTTCCAGTCGGGGGCGCTCTTCGGCTCGATGACCCTCGCGGAGAACGTCGAGCTCGCGCTGGCGAAGTGGACGAAGCTCGACCGCAACGCGATCGACACGATCGTCCGGTCGAAGCTCCGCCTGGTTGGACTCGAGGGCTTCGAGAACCACCTCCCGGCGGAGATCTCGGGCGGCATGAAGAAACGCGCCGGGATCGCGCGCGCGCTGGCGCTCGACCCGTCGCTGCTGTTCCTCGACGAGCCATCGGCCGGCCTCGATCCGGTCACCTCCGCGGAGCTCGACGACCTCATCGCCACCCTGAATGCCAGCCTCGGCATGACGACGGTCGTCGTCACGCACGAGCTGCGGAGCATCTTCGCGATTGCCAGGCACTGCATCATGCTGGACGGCCGGACGCGCGGCATCATCGCGCGGGGAGAGCCCGCGGCCCTCCGCGACGGAAGCCCCGATCCACAGGTCCGCGCCTTCTTCAATCCTCGGCCACGGGCCGCGTGA
- a CDS encoding MCE family protein yields MATTATSHWKLGLFVLLAVGAMLGALFWLGARGFRRESFPAISYFDESVQGLDVGSPVKFRGVTVGTVTDITIAPDHRHVQVSADMYVDALVRLGLRTRAPKSGEEFIPPNLRVQLASAGITGVRFIQTDFFDPERYPPPKLPFEPPWNYVPSARSTLKNAEEAAIEILNQLPVLADRAKDTLADVKKTLGSIDRLVADLGAEDGSFNQALRELRAAATRVDGALDEAKLGATTASFRDTAASVGQAAAGVSDAQEELQASLVALREALESVRTLADSLERDPSVLLRGPHGDGATPARSR; encoded by the coding sequence ATGGCGACCACCGCCACCAGCCACTGGAAGCTCGGGCTGTTCGTCCTGCTCGCCGTCGGCGCGATGCTGGGCGCCCTCTTCTGGCTCGGTGCCCGAGGGTTCCGGCGCGAGTCGTTCCCGGCGATCAGCTACTTCGACGAGTCGGTACAGGGGCTCGACGTGGGCTCCCCGGTCAAGTTCCGCGGCGTGACCGTCGGCACCGTCACCGACATCACGATCGCGCCCGATCACCGTCACGTCCAGGTGAGCGCCGACATGTACGTCGACGCGCTCGTCCGCCTGGGGCTCCGGACCCGCGCGCCCAAGTCCGGCGAGGAGTTCATCCCTCCCAACCTGCGTGTCCAGCTCGCCTCGGCCGGTATCACCGGGGTCCGCTTCATCCAGACGGACTTCTTCGATCCCGAGCGCTATCCGCCCCCCAAGCTGCCGTTCGAGCCGCCGTGGAACTACGTGCCCTCGGCGCGGTCGACCTTGAAGAACGCGGAGGAGGCAGCCATCGAGATCCTGAACCAGCTGCCGGTGCTGGCAGACCGCGCAAAGGACACGCTGGCGGACGTGAAGAAGACCCTCGGGTCGATCGATCGCCTCGTGGCCGACCTGGGCGCCGAGGACGGGTCCTTCAACCAGGCGTTGCGGGAGCTTCGCGCGGCGGCGACGCGTGTCGACGGGGCGCTCGACGAAGCGAAGCTCGGCGCCACGACGGCGTCGTTTCGGGACACGGCGGCGTCCGTCGGGCAGGCGGCCGCCGGCGTGAGCGACGCGCAAGAGGAGCTTCAGGCGAGCCTGGTGGCGCTGCGAGAGGCGCTCGAGTCGGTGCGCACCCTGGCGGATTCCCTCGAGCGCGATCCGAGTGTTCTCCTGCGGGGTCCACACGGCGATGGGGCGACGCCCGCGAGAAGCCGATGA